In one Rattus rattus isolate New Zealand chromosome 16, Rrattus_CSIRO_v1, whole genome shotgun sequence genomic region, the following are encoded:
- the Foxn4 gene encoding forkhead box protein N4 isoform X2, which yields MIESDTRSKMSGMIRSSGHSHHRSPQEYRFLPPAGDDDLPGDLQSLSWLTAVDVPRLQQMASGRIDLGSPGVPHPHPGAMAGVADLHVGAAPRPMLRSQTAMVPRGMLGLSPIGSYRASMNQFPVGGQSSSGLQEMPQLYSPATQIQFPLPSGSQQCPPSSLYGSPFAARPPYPQAHMTVHSPQEAHPKHYPKPIYSYSCLIAMALKSSKTGSLPVSEIYSFMKEHFPYFKTAPDGWKNSVRHNLSLNKCFEKVETKSSGSSRKGCLWALNLARIDKMEEEMHKWKRKDLAAIHRSMANPEELDKLISDRPESCRCPGKQGEPEVPVLTRATTVAMTHSCLAISQLPPKPLMTLSLQSVPLHHQVQPQAHLAPDSPAPAQTPPLHALPNLSPGPLPQPAMGRVPGDFLNISTDMNTEVDALDPSIMDFALQGNLWEEMKEESFSLDTLGAFGDSPLGCDLGTPSLTPVSGSGDQPFPDVQVTGLYAAYSTATADSVAPSVVNSAQYLGTPGNKPIALL from the exons ATGATAGAAAGTGACACCCGGTCCAAAATGTCAGGAATGATCAGAAGCTCCGGGCACAGCCACCACCGCTCTCCACAGGAATACAG GTTCCTGCCTCCCGCGGGTGATGACGACCTCCCTGGGGACCTTCAGTCACTGTCATGGCTCACAGCCGTGGACGTGCCTCGACTGCAGCAGATGGCAAGTGGGAGGATAGACCTGGGCAGCCCCGGAGTGCCACATCCACACCCAG GTGCCATGGCTGGGGTGGCAGACCTGCATGTGGGTGCAGCCCCACGTCCCATGCTCCGTAGCCAGACCGCGATGGTCCCCAGAGGCATGCTGGGCTTGAGCCCCATAGGCAGCTACAGAGCCAGC ATGAACCAGTTCCCCGTAGGAGGGCAGTCATCATCGGGCCTGCAGGAAATGCCACAGCTGTACTCTCCAGCTACCCAAATCCAGTTCCCTCTGCCTTCCGGGTCCCAGCAG TGTCCTCCCAGCAGCCTCTATGGCTCTCCATTCGCAGCCCGGCCTCCCTACCCGCAGGCCCACATGACTGTGCATTCACCTCAAGAGGCACACCCCAAACACTACCCCAAGCCCATCTACTCCTACAG CTGTCTGATCGCCATGGCTTTGAAGAGTAGCAAGACAGGCAGCCTGCCCGTCAGTGAGATCTACAGCTTCATGAAGGAGCACTTCCCCTACTTCAAG ACAGCACCTGACGGCTGGAAGAACTCAGTGAGACACAACCTATCCCTGAACAAATGCTTTGAGAAGGTGGAAACCAAGTCCAGTGGCTCCTCACGCAAGGGCTGCCTGTGGGCCCTGAACCTGGCTCGCATCgacaagatggaggaggaaatgCACAAGTGGAAAAGGAAGGACCTCGCCGCCATACACCGCAGCATGGCCAACCCTG AGGAGTTAGACAAGCTCATCTCAGACCGCCCAGAAAGCTGCCGGTGTCCTGGAAAACAAGGGGAGCCTGAGGTTCCAGTGCTGACCCGCGCCACGACGGTGGCCATGACCCACAGCTGCCTGGCCATCTCCCAACTCCCACCTAAGCCACTGATGACCCTGTCCTTGCAGTCAGTCCCCCTGCACCACCAGGTCCAGCCCCAGGCACATCTGGCCCCCGACTCCCCAGCACCGGCCCAGACCCCACCTCTTCATGCCCTACCCAATCTCAGCCCGGGGCCTCTCCCCCAGCCAGCCATGGGCAGGGTTCCTGGGGACTTCCTCAACATCAGCACTGACATGAACACAGAGGTGGACGCCCTGGACCCCAGCATCATGGACTTCGCTCTACAGG GTAACCtgtgggaagaaatgaaggaggagagCTTCAGCCTGGACACGCTGGGGGCCTTCGGAGACTCCCCACTTGGCTGTGACCTGGGAACCCCAAGCCTGACCCCTGTCTCTGGCAGCGGTGACCAGCCCTTTCCAGATGTGCAGGTGACAGGTCTCTATGCGGCCTATTCCACTGCCACAGCAGACAGTGTGGCCCCATCCGTGGTCAACTCTGCACAGTACCTGGGAACTCCGGGGAACAAACCCATTGCTCTGCTTTGA
- the Foxn4 gene encoding forkhead box protein N4 isoform X1, whose amino-acid sequence MIESDTRSKMSGMIRSSGHSHHRSPQEYRFLPPAGDDDLPGDLQSLSWLTAVDVPRLQQMASGRIDLGSPGVPHPHPGAMAGVADLHVGAAPRPMLRSQTAMVPRGMLGLSPIGSYRASAEQMNQFPVGGQSSSGLQEMPQLYSPATQIQFPLPSGSQQCPPSSLYGSPFAARPPYPQAHMTVHSPQEAHPKHYPKPIYSYSCLIAMALKSSKTGSLPVSEIYSFMKEHFPYFKTAPDGWKNSVRHNLSLNKCFEKVETKSSGSSRKGCLWALNLARIDKMEEEMHKWKRKDLAAIHRSMANPEELDKLISDRPESCRCPGKQGEPEVPVLTRATTVAMTHSCLAISQLPPKPLMTLSLQSVPLHHQVQPQAHLAPDSPAPAQTPPLHALPNLSPGPLPQPAMGRVPGDFLNISTDMNTEVDALDPSIMDFALQGNLWEEMKEESFSLDTLGAFGDSPLGCDLGTPSLTPVSGSGDQPFPDVQVTGLYAAYSTATADSVAPSVVNSAQYLGTPGNKPIALL is encoded by the exons ATGATAGAAAGTGACACCCGGTCCAAAATGTCAGGAATGATCAGAAGCTCCGGGCACAGCCACCACCGCTCTCCACAGGAATACAG GTTCCTGCCTCCCGCGGGTGATGACGACCTCCCTGGGGACCTTCAGTCACTGTCATGGCTCACAGCCGTGGACGTGCCTCGACTGCAGCAGATGGCAAGTGGGAGGATAGACCTGGGCAGCCCCGGAGTGCCACATCCACACCCAG GTGCCATGGCTGGGGTGGCAGACCTGCATGTGGGTGCAGCCCCACGTCCCATGCTCCGTAGCCAGACCGCGATGGTCCCCAGAGGCATGCTGGGCTTGAGCCCCATAGGCAGCTACAGAGCCAGC gcCGAGCAGATGAACCAGTTCCCCGTAGGAGGGCAGTCATCATCGGGCCTGCAGGAAATGCCACAGCTGTACTCTCCAGCTACCCAAATCCAGTTCCCTCTGCCTTCCGGGTCCCAGCAG TGTCCTCCCAGCAGCCTCTATGGCTCTCCATTCGCAGCCCGGCCTCCCTACCCGCAGGCCCACATGACTGTGCATTCACCTCAAGAGGCACACCCCAAACACTACCCCAAGCCCATCTACTCCTACAG CTGTCTGATCGCCATGGCTTTGAAGAGTAGCAAGACAGGCAGCCTGCCCGTCAGTGAGATCTACAGCTTCATGAAGGAGCACTTCCCCTACTTCAAG ACAGCACCTGACGGCTGGAAGAACTCAGTGAGACACAACCTATCCCTGAACAAATGCTTTGAGAAGGTGGAAACCAAGTCCAGTGGCTCCTCACGCAAGGGCTGCCTGTGGGCCCTGAACCTGGCTCGCATCgacaagatggaggaggaaatgCACAAGTGGAAAAGGAAGGACCTCGCCGCCATACACCGCAGCATGGCCAACCCTG AGGAGTTAGACAAGCTCATCTCAGACCGCCCAGAAAGCTGCCGGTGTCCTGGAAAACAAGGGGAGCCTGAGGTTCCAGTGCTGACCCGCGCCACGACGGTGGCCATGACCCACAGCTGCCTGGCCATCTCCCAACTCCCACCTAAGCCACTGATGACCCTGTCCTTGCAGTCAGTCCCCCTGCACCACCAGGTCCAGCCCCAGGCACATCTGGCCCCCGACTCCCCAGCACCGGCCCAGACCCCACCTCTTCATGCCCTACCCAATCTCAGCCCGGGGCCTCTCCCCCAGCCAGCCATGGGCAGGGTTCCTGGGGACTTCCTCAACATCAGCACTGACATGAACACAGAGGTGGACGCCCTGGACCCCAGCATCATGGACTTCGCTCTACAGG GTAACCtgtgggaagaaatgaaggaggagagCTTCAGCCTGGACACGCTGGGGGCCTTCGGAGACTCCCCACTTGGCTGTGACCTGGGAACCCCAAGCCTGACCCCTGTCTCTGGCAGCGGTGACCAGCCCTTTCCAGATGTGCAGGTGACAGGTCTCTATGCGGCCTATTCCACTGCCACAGCAGACAGTGTGGCCCCATCCGTGGTCAACTCTGCACAGTACCTGGGAACTCCGGGGAACAAACCCATTGCTCTGCTTTGA